GAACGAAGATGCAGATACGCAGAGCCGCCGGCGCTTTGACAGTAAGCTCTCCAGCTCATTTTGCCATTTTCTTCACTGATTAAACCTGCGGCTGCCAGCAACTGATTCAGACGAACCCGGTATCTGACGTTGAATTGACCATGATCACCTACGACAAGCAAGACAGTTTCTTCGCGGATGCCGGCTTCCTCAACTGCTTGCATGATTTTACCCAATCTGATGTCCATCCGCGCCAGCACCTGCTCAATTTCCGGACCGTTTGTCCCTCGTTTGTGCTTTGTATCATCCAGATCAACCAGATGCAGGAGTAAAAGATTGGGTTTCTTCCGGCGAATCGTATCCACAGCGCAAAGGGTTGAAAAATCATCCAGCTGCGGCTGTTCAATCCCTTTGCGGTAGCGCCCATACTTCCACTCCATCGCAAGACAGTAGAGCGGGCTGCCGTTTCTCAGGATCTTCAGGGTTTGATTCTCCTGCCTAATCGCCACAATCTCCGGCAAATTGTAACGGATGCGCGCCTTACCGCTGACCGGCCAGAGGATCGCCGCCGCCGTCAGGCCGGCTGCGTCTGCCGCGTCATAAATGGTTGCTGTTTTGATTTCTCGTCGATACCAATACCAACTCTGATCCTTTTCGCTGACAAACGGTTCAAAATGATTGTTATGGATAACACCATGCCGATCCGGATCAACCCCAGTCACCATTGTAGTGTGTACAACATAAGTCAGCGTAGGATAAACGCTTCTCAATTGTGTTGTATAGGCGCCGTTTTCGATTAACTGCTTCAAGTTCGCATATCGGCTTGCCTGTTGCCAATTTTCTTCTGAGAATGCATCATAGGAAATGACAATCAGGTGTTTTGCTGTCTGCGGTTTCGTCTGTTCCTGTGGCGCTGGCATGCTAGACCACTTCCGCTTCCGCGCTTTTCACCGCATCCTTTGGTAAAGTGATGAAGACGAAAAAGCCTGCGATGAACAGCGGAATAATTGCCAGAATACTCAATTTGGCATTACCGGTCAGGGTCGTTGTCAATGCCATAATCGCTGGTCCTACAATCGCAGCGAATTTGCCAAAGATATTATAGAAACCAAAGAATTCGTTGGATTGTTCCTTGGGGATGATCTTGGCATAATACGACCGACTCAAGGCTTGAATACCGCCTTGCGCAGAGCCGATTAAAGCGCCTAAAATAAAAATATGCCAGACAGAACTGATAAAGAAAGCGGCGATACAGGAGACGATGTAGGTGAAAATGCCAACAATGATCATGCTTCTGGCAGAATACTTCTGCGCCAGATTGCCATAGAGAATCGCGCAGGGAAAAGCAATGATCTGAATCACCAATAAAATCCCCAGCAGGGTGAAGGTATCCAGCGCATTGGTACCTAAGACCGTTGTGGCATAAGGCACCACCATCTTGATGATCGTATCCACGCCGTCAATATAGAGGAAATAAGCAATGAGAAAAACGAAAACAGTTTTATGCTGTTTAATGTTGTGGAATGTTTTTGCCAGTCGCTTAAAGCTGTTGCCGATGGGGTTGGGTTCCGATTCGATGTAATGCTTCTGCCGCACATCTTTGATCATCGGCACGGTTAAAAGTCCCCACCAGAGCGCGGTGACGATAAAGCCAATCTGATAACCGATTGCCTTGTCCATACCCAAAAGAAAAACTAAAACCAGACTGATCCCAAAAGGAATCACACTGGAAATATAACCGAAGGCAAAACCGCTGGTAGACACCTTATCCATTCTGTCATCCGGCGTGATATCAACTAAAAAGGAATCATAGAAAATATTCGAGCCGGCAAAGCCGATGGCCGACAAAATAAAAAAGAGGATCAACAATTGCCATTGCCCGCTGGCCGGAGAAACAAAAGCCAAAGCTGCTGTCGAAAGGATACCGAGAAAAGCAAAGAAAATGAAAAAGCGCTTTTTCTTATCCTTATAGTCGGCAATCGTGCCTAAAATCGGGCTGAGAATGGCGATAAAAATACTGGCAATGGAATCAAAATAACCCAGATCCATACTGCTCTGCACATTGCGGAACATGCCGAAAACAATGGGCAGCAGCGCTGTCGTCACTGCCATAGAATAAGCCGAATTACCGCAGTCATACAACACCCAGGATCTTTCCTCTTTCGTCAGTTTCATTATGGAACCTCCCTTAAATTAGCTGCTGCTGCTTTGTTGTGCGCAGGCAGCTGAATCACATAATCTTGCGGCGGTCACTCCGCCGCAGCGTGTGACAGGATTTCAATCAATAACCCGGCCGCTCTGAGCTCAAACCGGGTCCCCGCATGGGCTGCGATTTCTGTGAGAGCAGCTTTCTCCCGGACATATGCTCTTCGGCGGTTTACAAATCCCTGTAAAAAGCTTCATCCACACTTGTTTTGATGGCATAATCGTCCTATTCTGCGCTTATCCGCAGAGCAGCCGCTAAAAAATTCAAGCAAGGTTTGCATCCGGCAGTTCGATCTTCTGTTTTGAGCGTACTGTAATGCCGGCCCCCGTCAGGGGATGCGCAAAACTCAAACTCACTGCGCAAAGCTGCTGGCTCTGATAACCATACGCTCGGGAAAATTCCTCTGAAGCCTCGGAACCATACTGTGAATCTCCCAACAAGGGAAATCCGGCAGAGGCGCAATGCACGCGCAATTGGTGGGTGCGCCCGGTTTCCGGTTGCAGCTGCAGCAGACTGCACGCCGCAGTTTTCTGCAATACCCGGTAAAAGGTCTTGGCATACTGTCCGTCCGTGCGGACACAGCGCAGCAGGCTGGTCTCCGAAAGACGGGCGATCGGCTGACAGATTACGTCCTGATCCCGGGCAGGATGACCAAAGACAGCCGCATGATAGGTTTTCACGATACGGCCGCTGCTGAGCTGCTCACTCATTTTAGCATGGATATGCGCATTTTTAGCGATCAGCACCACGCCAAAGGTATCACGGTCGAGCCGATTGATCAGATGAATCGCACACTTCTGATTGGTCTGTTGATAATAATATAAGATGCGGTTGGCCAGCATGCCGGATTCCCGATTGGCGGTCGGATGCATGATGATGCCGCTTGGCTTATCCAGGGCAAGCAGGGCTTCATCTTCATAGAGAATGGTCAAATCCCCCTCTTCGGCGGCATAGTTGGGTGCCTGCTCTTCGATCTCGATACTGATCCGATCGCCGACGGCAACACGATGATATAACCTGACTTGCTCGCCATTGACGCGGCAGACATTGCGCAGTTTCAGCCGTTTTGTCAAGGTCGCCGAAAGCCCCATCTCACTGCGCAGGAAAGTAATCAGCTTCCCCTCCCGCGCTGCGGTATGTTCCAGCAGCAAAGCAACACCTCCCCGCTCTCTATTATTCCAGGCTTAATTTTCTGCCTCACAGATCTGCCTGCTGCAGATCCTGCGGAAAAACGTTCTCGTGTTTCTCTCTCTTGATTTTTTCATCAAATTATTTCCCGCATTGTCTGAACTTATCCTGCGGGCTGCCGCTGCAAAACTTGGTCAATAAAGATCTTGACGATGTCCGGATCAAACTGCGTACCGGCAACACGCAGCAGTTCCGTTTTTGCTTCTTCCAGCGTCATCGATTTCTTGTAGGGCCGCTCCGCCGTCATTGCTTCAAAGGCATCGGCGACACTGATGATGCGGGAAATCAGCAAAATCTGATTGCCTTTTAAACCGCTCGGGTAACCTTTGCCGTCCCAATGTTCGTGATGCTGCAAGGCGTGGATCGCCAAATCGGAATACTCATCGGCCGCCCGCAGGATTTGATAACCAACTTGGGTGTGATTTTTGATCAGATCGTATTCTTCCGCGCTCAATTTCCCCGGTTTCTGCAGAATGGCATCCGGGATTGACATCTTGCCGATATCATGATACATCCCCGCCATTTCCAGTTCTTTCAGCTGATCCGCCGGTAAATTCATCGCCTCACCAATCTGACGGGCATAGTAGCGAACCCGTTCGGAATGGTTCTTTTCCAATTGGTATTTATCGGTCAGAGTTTGCAGAATTGCCTGAATCGCATGGTTGCGCACACTGATACCTTCGGTAAATTTCTGACGATACATATGATTTTCCGCGGATTTCAGCATTTCATCCAGACTTTGCAAGCGACCTTCCTTGCTTTCATAACCGATGGCAACCGAGAGGGGAACATTCATAATCAGGTTCTCCGCCATACTTCGCCTGATCGCATCCTTATAAACATCCATTGTCTGCAGGGACGTATGCGGTAACAGAATGGCGAATTCGTCCCCGCCGATACGCGCAATCACATCACAAGCCTGAAATGTCTCACTCAGAATTTTTGTTACAGCAGTCAGCGCCAGATCGCCTGCCGTGTGTCCGTAGGCGTCATTGATGATCTTCAAGCCGTTGACGTCCAACATCATCACACCCAGCGGATATTGCGCCGTGCGCACAAAAGTATCGAAAGCCTCTACAAAGTATCTGCGGTTATACAAACCCGTCAAATAATCGTGATTGCCCAGATATTCAATCTCACGCTGCTTCTGCTTCTTTTCCGTGACATCGCGGAAAACCAGGACGGCACCGATGATTTCGCCATTGTCCTGATGAATGGGCGAAGCGCTGTCTTCAATAAAGTAACGGCTGCCGTCCCTGGCGAGCAAAATCGTATGATTGGCTAATTCCACTACTTCACCGCTGAGGAAAACTTTTTCAATCGGATTTTCACAGGGTAAATTGTTTGGATCGGAAACAATCTGAAACACCTCCGCAAAGGGTTTGCCTTGTGCTTCCTCTTCTTGCCAGCCTGTCAGCCGCTCTGCCACTCCGTTCAATGAAGTAATACGCCCCTCTGCGTCGGTAGCGATGACGCCGTCTCCGATTGAATGCAGGGTAGCGCTTAAGGTTTCCCTCTCCTGCAACAGCTGCAATTCCAATTGTTTGCGTTGATTGATCACTTCGGTATAAACGATAATGCCGCCGATTTGCTGATTCTCATCATACCAGGGACGGCATTCCCAGCGTGTCCAGTCTACGCTGCCGTCCTGATGTATATAAGAGTCGTCATCCGCTTTTGAAACGATCCCTTGCAATGCCATTTGATGCACATCCCGCCATTTTTGCGGTAAATCCGGAAACACCTCATAATGGTTCTTGCCGATAATATTTTGACCGGAAATGCCATACTCTTCCAGATATCTCTCACTGACAAACAGATAATTCAGTTCTCTGTCGAAAACAGACACACCGCCATTGCTGTGATTGATGATATAGTCCAGTAAGCGATGCGACTGCAGCAAGGCCTGCTCCGCTTTTTTGCGGTCGGTGATATCAGAAACCAAAACCGCAAACTGCCTTGGCCGGATGGCATAGGAATAGGTGGCATAATAACGTTTTGTCGTCTCCAGATAATTTTCATAATACATCGCTTCGCCGCTCAGGGCTACTTTACCTAGCATCTCAATCCAATAAAGTTCCACTTGCGGCATCACTTCGGTGATGCGTTTGCCGATTGCGTTTTCCCGCGTAACACCCAATAAGCTTGTGTAGCTGTCATTCAGATCCAAAAAAACATAATCAACAGGTTTTCCGTTGGCATCGGTGATAATTTCATGCAATGCGAGTCCCTGACTCATGGAAGAATAGAGCAGCCGATATTTTTGCTCCGACTCCTGCAGTTGCTGCTGCAATTGAACCCGATCCGTGATATCCTGTTGATTGCCGAAATGACCGATGACTTTTCCGGTTTCGTCATACATGACGATGTAATCGCCTTCGATGATCATCCTGCTGCCGTCGGCGCGCTTTTCCTCCGTAATGGCATGTAAATAACCGGCATCCAGCATCTGCCGCCAAAATGAGAAGCCCTGTTTCAATTGATCGGCAAAAGAATCACGCGGTGTCCTTGACATCAACTCTGCCGCGCTCAGACCATACTGCTGCAGCAGGGCCGGATTGACTTTTGTATCACGTTGGTGATCAAAAATGTAAGCCAGCGTTTCTTCTTTGTCGATGGAATCATTCCACTCCACCGGCTGATCGAGCATCATAAAAAAGGAACCGGTCAGCGACTGTGTGAAGAACAGATTGAGCAGCCTTTCACTCTTTTCTTTGATCTCCGTTTCGGCAATCAGCTTTTGGTTCAATTCCGCCAAGGTTCGGCGGGCATTTTCCAGCTTACTGGTTCTTTCTTCCACCAAATCTTCCAGGTGATTCATAATCGATTCTGTTTTATCGGCCATGATGTTGAATGCCTGCGCTAGGTTGCCAATTTCATCGGCTTGCCTGACGGGCACCCGCGGAGAAAAATTGCCTTCACCATAGTCTTTGGTCGCTTTCACCAAAGCTGTCAACGGTTGAAACGCTTTTTGCAGGTAGAATAAATAGAGCAGGATCACCGCGATGACTGCCAGAAAGAACGCACCCAAAGCTAAACGAACATTGTCTCGCCAGCCGGTTTCCAGATAGGACTGCGGAATTGCGGAAAGAACGACCCAATTGATCCCTTGATTTTGCACTTCAACGGCACTGAAAAAAAGGTCGAACTCATTGTCGATGTAACGATAATTTGCCGTTCCTGTCGAGAGATACTGCCGATAAGCGCTGGCTAAAGCGCGGTTGCCCAGCTGATCAATCTTCACCCTTTCCAAAACTCCATCTTCCGCAAAGGAAAAATTGGCGAGATTGAGGGAATTGGAAACCAGATATTCAGAATCCTTTTCGACGATCACGGCCAAGCCCTGGCTTTGGCTGACTGTCTCCCGCAGAAAAGTCTCAATGCCGGAGAGGATGACATGGGCTCCCAGAACGCCTGCTAATTCACCGGTTGGCTGATAGATGGGATAAGCCGCGGATACCGTCAGATCATTCATGACGAAGTGCTGATAAATGGGTGAAAACGTACCGCTCTTTGCTGTGTCGGCTGCCCTGTACCAATCCCGCGTTCGCGGATCAAAAGCGGTGGCAGTCTGCAAGATAATGTCACCTGTACTCATGTCCTCGTTCAGGCTGTAATACCAGGTATGACCTCCGGTAGCGGCATTGTTTCTCATAATTTCGATTGCACCGGCGGCATTTCGTCTGGCGCCATAATATTCGCCGGTTTGTGTCCCGTAGCTTAAACTGTAGACTGCCTGTTCGTAAGCTTTTAAGACACCCGCGAAGTACTTTTCACGTTCGACCGCGTTGTTTAAATCGACAATCTCATTCTCGAACAGAAGATGCTGTACCTCGTTGATTTGCAGCGGGGTACGGATAAATTCTTCAATTTGACTTTCTATTTTCGAATTCAAATTCGCTGCCATTTGATTCATCATCTCATCGGAGGAGGAACGCCAGTTGGAAAAAACAAAATAGCCGATACCGATTGTTGAAATCCCCATAATTGTGATGAAAATAACAATAGTCGTTTGTTTGATGGTCAATTGATGTCTGGAAATGTTCGCGTTCATAGGCTCAACCTTTCTGGCGGGTGATGAAAAATTGCTCGGGGATCTGGGCAAACGGCAATCAGTTCATCCCCAAAATGTTTTGTGTCTCGGCTACGCCAGACATTGGCAAAACCAAAAAAGCGGATGCCTGCTTCCTTTTATAGATTTGTCTGTCAATCAAGGAAATACCTCCATTTTAATAATATATCTGCAAAGCGCCTGCTCTTTGCTCTGGTATTTTCCGATCCCATCAAGTCTGTTACCTTCGACGAAGCTGCAATTCATTTTAAAATCCATTCCTTTCGCAGTGCTCAAGGCACATATAGAGATGAAAAGGATGCAAACAGTTTCTTTTCACGCTATTGATCTCACAATCTTTTATCAGTAAACGCAATGCCGGCATCAATTGATTTTTACTTTTCCGGACTGAATTGACTTTTGTATTGCTGCTTATTTTCATACATCAGTCTATCCAGTTTTTTCAAGAATTCTTCCGCATTCATGGCACACTGATCATCATAAAGAGCAGACCCAATGCTCACACTCAAAGCATAAGGTTGCTGGCTGGTTTTGTTATACTGCGCAAAAGCCTGATGGATTTTCTCTTCCATGCTTTGAAGTGCCGTCTGATCAGCCTGCTCCAAGATAATGAAAAATTCATCACCGCCGAAACGGGCAACAAAATCCGCTAAGCGCAAAACGCTGCTGACTAAACCAGCCGCTGTCTTCAAAGCATGGTC
The window above is part of the Negativicutes bacterium genome. Proteins encoded here:
- a CDS encoding alkaline phosphatase family protein, whose protein sequence is MPAPQEQTKPQTAKHLIVISYDAFSEENWQQASRYANLKQLIENGAYTTQLRSVYPTLTYVVHTTMVTGVDPDRHGVIHNNHFEPFVSEKDQSWYWYRREIKTATIYDAADAAGLTAAAILWPVSGKARIRYNLPEIVAIRQENQTLKILRNGSPLYCLAMEWKYGRYRKGIEQPQLDDFSTLCAVDTIRRKKPNLLLLHLVDLDDTKHKRGTNGPEIEQVLARMDIRLGKIMQAVEEAGIREETVLLVVGDHGQFNVRYRVRLNQLLAAAGLISEENGKMSWRAYCQSAGGSAYLHLRSGDAEAERLALTVLQDACAEGCYGIEKIMTRQELDALHVDSSVPVMLEAKLGYCFDDSLELPVILDLAAQNIPYATHGYSPDKPNYRCNLLISGDMMKKDYCFAAAEMTDIAPTMARILGIAIPQSTGQVIAEIFLSDGKLNQKTAIVSEREGNEV
- a CDS encoding MFS transporter, producing MKLTKEERSWVLYDCGNSAYSMAVTTALLPIVFGMFRNVQSSMDLGYFDSIASIFIAILSPILGTIADYKDKKKRFFIFFAFLGILSTAALAFVSPASGQWQLLILFFILSAIGFAGSNIFYDSFLVDITPDDRMDKVSTSGFAFGYISSVIPFGISLVLVFLLGMDKAIGYQIGFIVTALWWGLLTVPMIKDVRQKHYIESEPNPIGNSFKRLAKTFHNIKQHKTVFVFLIAYFLYIDGVDTIIKMVVPYATTVLGTNALDTFTLLGILLVIQIIAFPCAILYGNLAQKYSARSMIIVGIFTYIVSCIAAFFISSVWHIFILGALIGSAQGGIQALSRSYYAKIIPKEQSNEFFGFYNIFGKFAAIVGPAIMALTTTLTGNAKLSILAIIPLFIAGFFVFITLPKDAVKSAEAEVV
- a CDS encoding RluA family pseudouridine synthase, with translation MLLEHTAAREGKLITFLRSEMGLSATLTKRLKLRNVCRVNGEQVRLYHRVAVGDRISIEIEEQAPNYAAEEGDLTILYEDEALLALDKPSGIIMHPTANRESGMLANRILYYYQQTNQKCAIHLINRLDRDTFGVVLIAKNAHIHAKMSEQLSSGRIVKTYHAAVFGHPARDQDVICQPIARLSETSLLRCVRTDGQYAKTFYRVLQKTAACSLLQLQPETGRTHQLRVHCASAGFPLLGDSQYGSEASEEFSRAYGYQSQQLCAVSLSFAHPLTGAGITVRSKQKIELPDANLA
- a CDS encoding PAS domain S-box protein; the encoded protein is MNANISRHQLTIKQTTIVIFITIMGISTIGIGYFVFSNWRSSSDEMMNQMAANLNSKIESQIEEFIRTPLQINEVQHLLFENEIVDLNNAVEREKYFAGVLKAYEQAVYSLSYGTQTGEYYGARRNAAGAIEIMRNNAATGGHTWYYSLNEDMSTGDIILQTATAFDPRTRDWYRAADTAKSGTFSPIYQHFVMNDLTVSAAYPIYQPTGELAGVLGAHVILSGIETFLRETVSQSQGLAVIVEKDSEYLVSNSLNLANFSFAEDGVLERVKIDQLGNRALASAYRQYLSTGTANYRYIDNEFDLFFSAVEVQNQGINWVVLSAIPQSYLETGWRDNVRLALGAFFLAVIAVILLYLFYLQKAFQPLTALVKATKDYGEGNFSPRVPVRQADEIGNLAQAFNIMADKTESIMNHLEDLVEERTSKLENARRTLAELNQKLIAETEIKEKSERLLNLFFTQSLTGSFFMMLDQPVEWNDSIDKEETLAYIFDHQRDTKVNPALLQQYGLSAAELMSRTPRDSFADQLKQGFSFWRQMLDAGYLHAITEEKRADGSRMIIEGDYIVMYDETGKVIGHFGNQQDITDRVQLQQQLQESEQKYRLLYSSMSQGLALHEIITDANGKPVDYVFLDLNDSYTSLLGVTRENAIGKRITEVMPQVELYWIEMLGKVALSGEAMYYENYLETTKRYYATYSYAIRPRQFAVLVSDITDRKKAEQALLQSHRLLDYIINHSNGGVSVFDRELNYLFVSERYLEEYGISGQNIIGKNHYEVFPDLPQKWRDVHQMALQGIVSKADDDSYIHQDGSVDWTRWECRPWYDENQQIGGIIVYTEVINQRKQLELQLLQERETLSATLHSIGDGVIATDAEGRITSLNGVAERLTGWQEEEAQGKPFAEVFQIVSDPNNLPCENPIEKVFLSGEVVELANHTILLARDGSRYFIEDSASPIHQDNGEIIGAVLVFRDVTEKKQKQREIEYLGNHDYLTGLYNRRYFVEAFDTFVRTAQYPLGVMMLDVNGLKIINDAYGHTAGDLALTAVTKILSETFQACDVIARIGGDEFAILLPHTSLQTMDVYKDAIRRSMAENLIMNVPLSVAIGYESKEGRLQSLDEMLKSAENHMYRQKFTEGISVRNHAIQAILQTLTDKYQLEKNHSERVRYYARQIGEAMNLPADQLKELEMAGMYHDIGKMSIPDAILQKPGKLSAEEYDLIKNHTQVGYQILRAADEYSDLAIHALQHHEHWDGKGYPSGLKGNQILLISRIISVADAFEAMTAERPYKKSMTLEEAKTELLRVAGTQFDPDIVKIFIDQVLQRQPAG